Proteins co-encoded in one Epinephelus moara isolate mb chromosome 11, YSFRI_EMoa_1.0, whole genome shotgun sequence genomic window:
- the LOC126397637 gene encoding cystatin-A-like: MADQPGGWSETMDTTEEIQWICDQAKDQVEAFTGENYVVFTAIKYRSQVVAGENFLLKVDVGEDYHHLSVHRVYSCDGHRIVLSGVEQHRTKDYPLVPFTN, translated from the exons ATGGCTGACCAGCCCGGAGGATGGAGTGAGACAATGGACACCACTGAGGAAATTCAGTGGATTTGTGATCAG gcGAAGGACCAAGTGGAGGCTTTCACTGGGGAGAACTATGTGGTATTCACAGCAATTAAATACAGGAGTCAGGTTGTGGCTGGAGAGAACTTCCTCCTCAag GTTGATGTTGGAGAGGACTACCATCATCTGAGTGTCCATCGCGTATATTCTTGTGACGGACATCGGATTGTGCTGAGCGGTGTCGAGCAGCACAGAACCAAAGACTACCCCCTCGTACCTTTCACCAACTGA
- the LOC126397639 gene encoding cystatin-B-like yields MDGGWSETMDATEETQRICDQVKGPVEKQTGKNYRVYTAVKYRMQIVAGENLIIKVHVGGADYIHLSVFQELPCNGGKTVLSGVEQHQTKDSPLVPFTN; encoded by the exons ATGGACGGAGGATGGAGTGAGACAATGGACGCCACTGAGGAAACTCAGAGGATTTGTGATCAG gtgAAGGGCCCAGTGGAGAAACAGACAGGCAAGAACTACAGGGTAtacacagcagtgaaatacaGGATGCAGATTGTGGCTGGAGAAAACTTGATCATCAAG GTTCATGTTGGAGGAGCGGACTACATTCATTTGAGTGTCTTCCAAGAACTTCCATGTAACGGAGGAAAAACTGTGCTGAGCGGTGTCGAGCAGCACCAAACCAAAGACTCCCCCCTCGTACCTTTCACCAACTGA
- the LOC126397633 gene encoding leukocyte cysteine proteinase inhibitor 1-like, producing the protein MDSVTMAHHHDKLEWSETKDATEETQRICDQVKGQVEKQTGKNYGEFKAVKYRENVGKELFLIKVHVGGADYIHLRVIQFIWLLRCVPQEVDILSGVEQHKTKDDPLVPFKI; encoded by the exons ATGGACTCTGTGACGATGGCTCACCATCATGACAAGCTTGAGTGGAGTGAGACAAAGGACGCCACTGAGGAAACTCAGAGGATTTGTGATCAG gtgAAGGGCCAAGTGGAGAAACAGACAGGCAAGAACTATGGGGAATTCAAAGCAGTTAAATACCGTGAGAATGTGGGAAAGGAACTCTTCCTCATCAAG GTCCATGTTGGAGGAGCAGACTATATTCATCTGAGAGTCATCCAGTTCATTTGGCTTCTCCGCTGTGTGCCGCAGGAAGTGGACATACTGAGCGGTGTCGAGCAGCACAAGACCAAAGACGACCCCCTCGTGCCTTTTAAAATCTGA